A genome region from Firmicutes bacterium CAG:345 includes the following:
- a CDS encoding putative uncharacterized protein (product inferred by homology to UniProt), which translates to MSHQVQIDYEAIAIRCESICEVDEKQIAELDQILSGIENGSQSLQNSQTAALQQLIVEERDSLAGKIENLKAQAKEVAKKGVVSGDSDRLRLNSADNVDKAAQELQNQVNELAAKRLVEMRALYQGLLESSIEENQKRLRKKANGVVTIPAEIQKLLDSIQDETERQFAYFAYLKNDTLSGDDLIRAGRELKNETYESRIEKEREKIRRELEAARLEKTIIDKVVTENKTLSEIRSVATEEIVGEKIRQKSLKIIMSAITARGFIVDKKNIKIKRDTNEVILVGLKASGEKAEFHVFLDGKFIYDFRGYEGQACQKDIQPFLNDLEEVYGLHVTKTQEIWSNPDKISSMKYQTVKTNTNKR; encoded by the coding sequence ATGAGCCATCAGGTACAAATAGACTACGAGGCGATAGCGATAAGATGCGAAAGCATTTGCGAAGTTGACGAAAAGCAGATCGCCGAACTCGATCAGATACTTTCTGGCATAGAAAACGGCTCGCAAAGCTTACAGAATAGTCAGACGGCGGCATTACAACAATTGATTGTAGAAGAACGAGATTCTCTCGCTGGAAAAATCGAAAACTTAAAAGCGCAGGCAAAAGAAGTAGCGAAAAAAGGTGTTGTAAGCGGTGATAGCGACAGATTAAGACTGAATTCTGCCGATAACGTGGATAAAGCGGCGCAAGAGTTGCAAAATCAAGTAAACGAGTTAGCTGCTAAGAGATTAGTCGAAATGCGTGCGCTTTATCAAGGTTTACTTGAAAGCAGTATCGAAGAAAATCAAAAAAGATTGAGAAAAAAAGCAAACGGAGTCGTTACAATCCCCGCCGAGATCCAAAAGCTTCTCGATTCCATTCAGGACGAAACGGAAAGGCAGTTTGCTTACTTTGCATATTTGAAAAACGATACGCTTTCGGGCGATGATCTAATCAGAGCGGGCAGAGAACTCAAAAACGAAACTTATGAATCGCGTATCGAAAAAGAGCGTGAAAAGATTCGCCGCGAACTTGAAGCCGCACGACTTGAAAAGACTATCATCGATAAAGTCGTAACCGAGAACAAAACGCTTTCCGAAATAAGATCGGTGGCAACAGAAGAAATCGTAGGCGAAAAAATCCGTCAGAAGTCGTTGAAAATCATAATGTCGGCGATAACCGCCCGCGGATTTATCGTGGATAAAAAGAATATAAAAATCAAACGCGACACAAACGAAGTGATTTTGGTCGGGCTGAAAGCAAGCGGCGAAAAGGCGGAATTCCACGTGTTTCTGGACGGTAAATTTATTTACGACTTCCGTGGATACGAAGGACAGGCGTGCCAAAAGGATATACAGCCTTTTCTGAACGATTTAGAAGAAGTTTATGGTTTACACGTTACCAAAACGCAGGAAATATGGAGCAATCCCGATAAAATATCGTCAATGAAGTACCAAACGGTAAAAACGAACACAAAT
- a CDS encoding unknown (no significant homology to UniProt), translating to MQLLTESVLDETRYKETVEEIFEYYVQKDFADDVAKVVLFTVAAMKDSSYFGRTIRALFENTKTVDEKIEVVLKLNNAFTKNVEWQNYFVSTAKELFEESASEIKIDNAIYKSSVLNPLRKALRINDFEYVSAFAKEMKQTEDDDIVYEALLSAGFTVDAVLSVVNVVADFAEKVVNNEEIYSDSDLGNAFNNVKRNLWKLNNMLGVESLSEYTLKDDYNEDEFFNAYATLNSELKSVTKYEKYAPKSYAAIRKFIEIYEPIHDLLSIERSASSHPEKITKKYVDEQIARGKYKDVICDLFVKLQYDLRDMLNAEPMTSAHDLLVMAKDKGILDGKQESALHKLRMCRNGLQHPEKSQIRFYKETIEIWRDIVFSVKGERK from the coding sequence ATGCAGTTGCTCACCGAAAGCGTTTTGGACGAAACGCGCTATAAAGAAACGGTAGAAGAAATTTTTGAGTATTACGTACAAAAAGATTTTGCCGACGACGTTGCAAAAGTGGTTTTATTTACGGTCGCCGCGATGAAAGACTCTTCGTATTTTGGTAGAACTATTAGGGCGCTGTTTGAAAATACAAAAACTGTTGATGAAAAGATAGAAGTTGTATTAAAACTGAATAACGCCTTTACCAAGAATGTCGAGTGGCAAAACTATTTTGTATCGACGGCAAAAGAATTGTTTGAAGAAAGCGCAAGTGAAATAAAAATCGATAATGCGATTTATAAATCGTCGGTGTTGAATCCGCTCAGAAAAGCACTTAGGATAAACGACTTTGAATACGTTTCCGCCTTTGCAAAAGAAATGAAACAAACGGAAGACGACGATATTGTTTATGAAGCGCTTTTAAGTGCAGGTTTTACCGTTGACGCCGTTTTAAGCGTTGTTAACGTGGTTGCGGATTTTGCCGAGAAAGTTGTAAACAACGAAGAAATTTACTCGGATTCCGATCTCGGCAACGCTTTTAATAACGTTAAACGGAATTTGTGGAAACTGAACAATATGCTCGGTGTAGAGAGCCTTTCGGAGTATACGCTTAAAGACGATTATAACGAAGATGAATTTTTCAATGCTTACGCCACGCTTAATTCGGAGTTGAAATCGGTGACAAAATACGAGAAATATGCGCCTAAATCCTATGCCGCAATCAGAAAGTTTATAGAGATTTACGAGCCGATTCACGATTTGTTGTCTATTGAGCGCAGCGCGTCTTCTCATCCCGAAAAAATTACTAAAAAATACGTTGACGAGCAGATTGCACGCGGCAAATATAAAGACGTAATTTGCGATTTATTCGTAAAACTGCAATACGATTTAAGAGATATGCTTAACGCCGAACCTATGACGTCTGCACACGATTTACTCGTTATGGCAAAAGATAAAGGCATTCTCGACGGCAAGCAAGAATCCGCATTACATAAACTTCGTATGTGCAGAAACGGATTGCAACATCCGGAAAAGTCGCAAATACGTTTCTATAAAGAAACGATTGAAATTTGGCGCGATATAGTATTTTCAGTAAAGGGGGAACGCAAATGA